The Corynebacterium callunae DSM 20147 genomic sequence CATTGATCATCAGTGGCGAACCCTCAAAAGCTGAGAGTCGCTTCCCCAGCATGGGCATGGCAGTAATGCCCAATACCGGCTGTTCATCAACCACCAAAGACACCAAAATTGCGCTCATCGGATTGCTGGCTGCAAAATTTGCGGTGCCATCAATAGGATCAATCACCCAGCGGGTGCCAGAGCTAGCTCCGCCCGCTTCCTCACCAATTACTGGAATGCCCGTCATCATTTCCAACATGGAACGCATATGAGATTCGATCTCAAGATCCACCTTGGTAGCAAAGTCCCCAGGGGACTTCATGTGGGCAGGCGAAGCACCGAAGCCCTTGATAAAAAGAGCCTCGGCATCATCTACGACGGCCTCAGCAATGGCCAACATCCCGCGCGCATCCATGTTTTAACCGAGCTTTTCGACGGCCGCAAGCGCCTCAGCAAGGGTGAATTTGTGCTCATATAGTGCCTTGCCGATGATGACAGAATCAATGCCCTCATCCTGGTACTTGGCAAGTTCAAGAACATCTTCCAGCTTGGAGATTCCACCAGAAGCCACAATTGGTGCATCAGTGGCAGCTGCAACATCGCGCAGTAACTCCACATTGGGTCCACTCAGGGTGCCATCTTTGGAGACATCGGTGACTACAAAGCGTGCACAACCTTGGGAATCAAGACGCTCGAGCACCTCCCAGAGGTCTCCACCATCGGAAACCCAGCCATTGCCACGGGTGCGCCATTCGCCTTCTTCCAGACGCACGGCAATATCCACGGCGATCTTATCGCCATAGCGGGCAATAACATCGGCAATCCACTCTGGTTTTTCCAATGCAGCGGTACCAATATTGACGCGGCGTGCACCTGTCGCAAGGGCACGCTCGAGGGAGGCATCGTCGCGGATACCACCGGTGAGCTCAACATCGATATCAAGCTTGCCCACGATTTCAGCCATCATCTCGTGGTTGGAGCCACGGTTAAATGCGGCATCAAGGTCAACAAAGTGCAGCCATTGAGCACCCTGTTCCTGCCACTTAAGGGCGGATTCTAAAGGGGTGCCATAGTTCTTTTCCGTTCCTGCTTCACCTTGGTCCAGACGCACGGCCTGGCCATTAACTACATCAACTGCGGGAAGAATATTAAAAGTCATATGTATTGGTCCTTACGTTTAGATATAGCTAATCCAGTTGCGCAGCAATTGCGCGCCGGCATCGCCGGACTTTTCGGGGTGGAATTGGGTAGCCCACAATGCCCCATTTTCTACTGCCGCTACAAAGCGGTCATCTTCGTGCTGGCTCCACGTCACCTTTGGAGGTGTGGTGAGGTCATCAGTTTCTAAAGTCCACTTGCGCACACCATAGGAGTGCACAAAGTAGAAGCGTTCATCTGCGCTAAGACCTGCGAACATATCAGAGCCGGTGGGCACCTCAACGGTATTCCAGCCCATGTGCGGCAGGATTTTGGTCTGTAGCTTTTCAACTTTTCCAGGCCATTCGCCACAACCTGCTGCCTTAATACCGTGCTCTTCGCCCTCTTCAAAAAGGATCTGCATGCCAACGCAGATGCCCATTACAGGACGTCCGCCGGCAAGTCGCTGCCCGATAATTCGATGCCCATAAACGGCATTGAGGCCTTTCATACAAGCATCAAATGCTCCAACGCCGGGGACCAAAAGGCCATCGGCGTTGGTTGCGATATCAGGATCGGAGGTCACGATAACCTCGGCACCAGCGCGTTCAAGGGCACGCTGGGCGGAGCGGAGATTACCGGATCCATAGTCGAGAAGGGCGACGGTTTTGGTCATATCGATAGTTTAGGACACAGGTCAAGAGCGACAAGCACCGCAACCTATTTTCATGCTCAAAAGGCTTAAAACCCTACTTTTCCATACCTTCTTAATGCTGCGGTTTTTCGTCGAAAAGCTCTGGTTTGCGCTTGCCAACCTGCCTAAAACTCTGAACCGCTTTGCGGGCCACTGGGACTTGGCGCAGGCGGGCGCGGGTGTTGTTGAATTCGGTGATGCGGTATTTGCCCACAATGCGGTCAGCCACGGTGAGCACAATGCCAAAGGCAATCACTGCGGCTCCGGCGGCAAAGGCACCGCTATAAGCCAAGGCAGCGACCACAATTCCCAAAATAAAACTGCCCAAACCGGTGCCTGCGTCATAGGAAATATTCCACATTGCAGAAGCTTCCGAGACCCTTGAACGAGGCAATCTGAAGAACATGGACAACAGCGCTTCATTTTGCACCATGCCAAAACCACCGCCAAACATGATGGCACCAAGCACCAATAGCCACACTGACCAGCCCTGATAGATTGTCGCAGCAATAAGGACTACTCCAATAAAGCCGGAAATCTGCGCTGGAATCATGGTGGTTCCTGGAATGCCACGACGATCGGAAATCACACCGGATAAATAGCGGAAGACCATGGCAGATCCGCCGGTGAGCGACAAAATAATGCCGGCTAGGGCGGCTCCCAAAGCGGGGTCAAGTTCAATAACGGCAGCTGGCAGGAAGGAAGAAACCGCACCAAAGGTCATGGACAATGAGGTCACGGCTAATGCAGGGATAAGGACCAATTTCCAGGTAGGCACCTCTGCTTGAGGTTCTGCTGCGGCGCCCTCGAGGGGTTGCGGTGCAGCTTTGGCAGCAGCTTTAATGCGTGGAATACGCAGGCACATGAGCGCAGCAATTAGCGCAATTCCCGCGCCGATGAGATACACCAGGTCATAGCCAAATTTAGCGCCCAGAGCTAGACCGGTGGGTAGGAATAGCATTTGAGAAAGTCCAATATAAACGCCCAACATGCCAGAGGCCTTGCCCAAAAAGCGCGCTGGTACGAGCTCTGCAATGAGCGCAGACTCGGCGACAGTTAATGCACCGAAGCCAATGCCTCTTAGTGCTGAAACCAGCAGCACTGGCGCTGGCTCCATGCTGAAAATATAGCCAATGGCCGGCACACCCAACATAAATGCTGCGAAGGTCATCACTGGGGTATAACCAATTCTGCGCAGTGCTGCGGGTGTAAAAATTTGGGTGACAACAGTTGCTGCCATAAAAATGCCAGTGGTGGCACCAGCCAATGCGCTGGAGCCATCTGCGCTAAGCACTGCCAAAGGAACTACTGGCAATAAGAGAGACCAGCTGCCAAAGGCTGCGGCAACCGCAACCATGACAGCTACAAACCCTGGGCTTTGCCACATGCTGGGTAGTTGTTCGATCTCAGCGCGTGTTAAAGCCCTAGATTCCAATTAAGTCATCTCTCCGATCATCCATAAAATTCCGCCGACTATAGCTGCAATGGCGATGATTCCAGCTAGCACCATCAACAAGGTGTTTTTTGCTTTATAAGCAGACCAGGCACCGCCCGCAAAAAGTCCGGCAATGATAAAAAGTGCATAAATCATCCAACGGTTACTGCCGTCGGTGGTGGTCTGCATTGACGCAGTGACCATATCAGACACTGTCAAGGATTTCATCTGCTAAAGCGCACCCTTCGTGGATGGGATACCAGTTTGGCGAGGGTCCATCTCCACTGCTCCCCGGAGGGCGCGAGCTACAGCCTTGTATTCCGCCTCAGTGATGTGGTGTGGATCGCGACCATAGTGGCAGATCACATGCAGGGTGATCCGAGAGTTTAGTGCCAAGGTTTCAAAGAAATGCTCATTAATCACGGTGGCATAGTGTCCGCCGATAACTGAGGTGATCATATGATCTGGTTCACCAGTGATCACAAAGTAGGGGCGTCCGGAAATATCCACCACGGATTCCACCAACGCCTCATCCATTGGCAATTGGCAAGAAGCGAAGCGTCGGATGCCCTTCTTATCACCAATGGCATCAAGCAAGGCTTGGCCTAATACAATCGCGGTGTCTTCTACCGTGTGGTGGGCATCAATTTCGATATCCCCCTTGGCATGAACTTTCAGGTCAAAGCTGCCATGCACACCAAAAGCGGTAAGCATGTGATCAAAAAATGGCAAGCCAGTATCAATATCTACTTTTCCGCTGCCATCGAGGTTAATTTCAACGGAAATATCAGACTCACTAGTGGTGCGGGAAGCGCGACCAATTCGAGGGGTCATAAGGGATTCCTCTTCCTAAAGATTCTTATCAAAAACGGTCTGCGCGGCTGCCAAGAAAGCATCATTTTCCTCAGGCAATCCAATGGTGGTGCGCAAATGTCCAGCTACACCCACATCACGAATCAACACACCCTGATCCAAAAATTCCTGCCAGGCAACATGCTGATCCGCAAAACGGCCAAAGAACACAAAATTAGACTCACTTGGCACAACCTCAAAACCGATTTCCAGCAGGGCAGCTACTACCCTGTCGCGTTCTTGAGAGAGCTTTTCGACGGTGGCCAGCGTGTCAGCACTGTGGCGCAGCGCCACGATTGCGGCTGCTTGGCTCAGCGCTGAAAGATGATAAGGAAGACGGACCAGCATGACGGCCTCAATAAAGGCAGGTGCTGCCACAAAGTAGCCAAGGCGACCACCGGCAAAGTCAAAAGCCTTACTCATGGTGCGAGAAACCACCAGCTTAGAAGGATACTTTGCAATCAAAGTGGTAGCCGAAGGTGAGGGAGAAAACTCCGCATAGGCCTCATCCACAATGACGATTCCCGGCGCGACCTGCACCAGGCGCTCAATATCAGCCAAGGAAGTGACATCACCGGTGGGGTTATTTGGGGTGGTCACGAAGATGATATCGGGCTGGTGCTTTTCAATCGCAGCAAAAGCTGCATCAAAATCAATGCGGAAATCTGCGCCGCGGGCGACTGCAATAAATTCCGTTTGGGTGCCCTGCGCCAAAATGGGGTGCATGGAGTAACTGGGCTGAAATCCTAGTGCTGAGCGTCCCGGTCCACCAAAGGCCTGGAGTAATTGCTGCAAAATTTCATTGGAGCCATTGGCTGCCCACAGGTTGTCCTTGGTGACAGCGACTCCTGTTTGTTTGGTGATATACGCAGCCAAGGATTCGCGCAGCTCTACCGCATCACGTTCTGGATAACGGTTAAGTTCAGTGGCAATCTTATCCACCGTGGCAACAAGGTCTTGGACCAATGCCGCCGATGGTGGATAAGGGTTTTCGTTGGTGTTAAGTCGGACATCAACGTTGAGCTGTGGTGCGCCATAGGCGGTTTCACCACGGAGTTCCTCACGCAAAGGCAATTGAGCCAGCGTGGTATCAGCAGCGAGTGTTTGTTCAGTCATGATTTAGGCCTCATCAGTGGTGGGAAGAGTTTCAAAGCGAGCACGAATTGCCTCACCGTGGGCAGGCAAATCTTCTGCATTGGCAAAGTTAATCACCACATCAGAAACTTCCTTCAAGGCTGCTTCATCATATTCAATGAGGTTTACCGGGCGTAGGAAGGTGTGGGTGGAAAGACCTGCAGAAAAACGCGAGGTGCCCGAGGTTGGCAGCACGTGGTTAGAGCCTGCGGTGTAATCACCGAGTGGGACTGGGGAAAAATCGCCAACAAAGATAGCGCCAGCATTGGTGATCTTTTCCGCAACTGCACGCGCATTTTCGGTGTGCACCTCAAGGTGCTCGGCGCCGTACTGATCGGCAACCTGGATGCCTACGGTGATGTCGTCGACAAGCACAATTCCGCTTTGTTTCCCTTCCAGTGCTTGAGCTACACGATCCGCGTTGCGGGTAATGGAATAGCGGGCCGCAATTTCGCGATTGACAGCTGCTGCCAGCCCTTCAGAATCGGTAATCAAAACCGAGGCGGCCATAACATCGTGTTCGGCCTGGCTGATCAGGTCATATGCCACATTGACCGGGTTGGCGGTGCCATCTGCCAAAATTGCGATCTCTGTGGGGCCTGCTTCTGCATCGGTTCCCACTACACCGCGGACCAAACGCTTTGCCGCGGTGACAAAGATGTTTCCCGGGCCGGTGATCATATCAACTGGATCCAGCCCTTCAGCCTCATCGCCATAAGCCAATAGTGCGACCGCTTGGCCACCGCCCACTGCCCACACTTCGGTCACACCCAAAATAGAGCAGGCTGCCAAAATGGTGGGGTGTGGCCAACCGCCGTGCTCAGCCTGTGGTGGAGATGCCACAACCAGGCTAGATACCCCAGCTTCTTGGGCTGGAACGGTGTTCATAATGACGCTGGATGGGTAAACGGCATTACCACCTGGAACATATAGTCCCACGCGGTCGATGGGTAGGAATTTCTCAGTGACGGTGCCACCAGGTGCCAGCTCGGTGGTGTGTGACTGTGGCTTTTGCTCAGCGTGGACTTTGCGTACCCGCTTAATGGATTCCTCGATGGAGGCGCGTACCAAGGGATCTAGAGCAGCTTCAGCACCAGCCAGAACCTCTGCAGGAACCCGCACCGAAGCGGGGCGAATATGATCAAATTTCTCGCCATATTCCAAGGCAGCATGGGCGCCGCGTTCTTTTACGTCATCCACCACAGGCTGCACGATGGGAAGTACGGACACTACGTCCGTGCCTCCGCGTGGCAGTGCGCGTCGGATATCGCTCTTGGATGGTGTTTGACCGCGCAGGTCAGTGACATTCAACATGGCGAGGTTTTCTCCCTGAAGGTTGGGGCGAGAGTATTGGACTACTGCACGGGTGTGACTTGTTCAGTTTCACACCACATAGTTTTCTATTGTATTCCCCACTAATCCATTTTCTGATTCGGGTACATTCCGGGGCATGTGGTTTAGGCTGGAAACTTAAAAGACCTCACTATTCTAAGTTGAATGAAAAGCTCTACTCGGGCATATTTAAGTCCTTTCCGAGGACAAAAAGAAAGGCCGCTTTCCCCACTGTGACTGATAGCAATTCCAGCACTTTTGATGCCTCCTTCCCCACTCCAGTTGATCTGGATCGGGTGAGGAATATTTTCCACACTTTGCCTTATCACTTCATTGATGATGATGACCGTGTGTTGGTTCCCCAATCCCAGCATTTCAGCACGGTCTATTTCAGCGATGAGGCTAGCTTGTGTCTTAGCGTCCTTTCCCAAATTCGTATGCCTTTGGAAATGTTCACTATTAATGAGGTAGCGCGTGCCATCACTTTGTGGAATGCCGAATATCTCGGGGCCACTGCACTGCTGCATATGACTGATGAAGGCAGCATTGAGGTACGCTTTCGCTGCAGTATCAGCGTCGAAGAAGGACTCGGTGTCCAGCAATTAGAAAAGTTCCTCACCAGCGCTTTGGGAGCCACCGAGATGGCGGTGAACTTTATGATCGAGCGCTTTGGGGATCTGCTCATTAATGGAAAAGGCGCCGATGAGCTCCGCGAAGTCCAGGATGTGATCCTTAGTTCCCAAGAAATTCCAGGTCTTTTAGTTCCCATGGATATTAACGCTGAAGCGGAAGAATATGAAGACTTCCAGGAGGATGATGACGTGGAATCTGAACACCAAATACAGGCCGTCACCCTCAAGCGTGTTAATGACCTCCTCGTTGAAAAAGGAATCTCATTCACCACGGGAGATAAGGAATTCCTGGGTGCATGGATCAATGAGGTCTTCATTGGTTTTGTGGTGGACAATGGCCCCACCTTGGTGATCAAAGGAGATTGGGATCCCAATCTTGATCCCGCCCGCGATTTCATGAAAGTGTTCATGACCTGCAATCAGCACAATGAACGCGCCTTGTTAACCAAGGCATTTTGCCATGAAAACAGCGATGGCCTGCAGGTAAGAGTGGAGTTTTCCATTGTGGTTGGTGAAGGCTTGAGCACCATACAGCTACGCCGCAATATTGACCTAGCAATTCACCACATCTTGATGGCAATTGACACTTTAAGTAGGGAAATCACCGGGGAAACTGCGGTTAATTGGCCTCTTGAAGATTAAGACCTAACCTCAGCTGTAGCTACATCTGCAGATTCCTCTGGTTGCGCTGCATAGATAGATTCAGCGTCAGTGGTTTCAGCCAGCTCTTCCTCAGGAGTGACAAAGGTAGCGCACCAGTACATACACACCGACAAAAATGGCGCGGCTACCAATGCCACACCCGGTTGCATGGTGGGTGCAACTTGGAAAGATTGGCCAATGGCATTGGCATAATCAGCGGGCACCCCATGCAACAAGGTGGAGGCATAAGTTCCAAAAACCAGGAACACCACTGCCCCAGCTGCAGCAAGCATTCCCAACCACGCCATCATGGATAGACCTCGGGTTTGTGGGGACTTGAGGAAGATTATGAGGGCAATCGCTGCAGCAATAGCTCCGGTGGCAATGCTAAACCAGGCATAGCCAATAAATTCCACATTTTCAGCAACGGCGATGGATGCAGTTTCAGCGTCTTCTACAAAGGCAGTATAGGTGGGACGAGTTAAACCCCAGATCACTCCACCAAGGGCAAAGAGCACCAGGGTTAATGCCAGCGCCCCGGCAAATGCACCTACGGCTTTGTTGATTTTCATCCGTGATTTCTTCGGTGCAGATTCCTGTGCAATCTCTGCAGCGGAATATCCTTCATAAGGGCTTGCGTTAACGGATACGCCAGAGGTGGTCATGACAATTGAGAATACCCCCGTACATATTGTCCTTTCCAAAACCCCGCCGCGCTGCACTGGAATTTGGGTATAAAAAATCCCTGCTAAAAAACGAAAGTTTTCAGCAGGGAAGGAATTTCAAGCGATGATTAATCGCAGAACTTCCACTGGCCACCTTCGCGGAGGAAGCGCTGGGTACCAGAGTCAGTCTGACCACCGGCAGTAGCAACAACCCAAGCAGATGCAGTATCGCCGCTGACAACAACGTCAGAAATGGAATCCACAGTGCCGGTGCCGTCGCCACTGAGTGGGACATCAGGGACGGTATTTAGATCAATTGCGCCAGTTCCGCCACTTTCCTCCAGCACTCGGCCACAGGTGTTGTTGAGCATATATGCCAGAGAGCTACGCAAGGTGGTGGGCTCAGAAGCGCCACGAATCAAGGTTTCCAAAGCAGCGGCGTCCTCAGGGGATGCAGCCTGGCCATCTTCTACCGGTGCTAGTTCAGCAAAGGTAATTGGGTTCTCAGAAAGCTCCTGGGAAAGCTCTTGAATTTGGGACTGCTGTGCAGCAGGATCGGCAGGATTAGCTGGTTCTGCAGCTGCGGTGCTGGCTGGGGTGCTGGCTGCTGCGGAAGAGCTTGCAGAAGCACTTGCTGATGCTGATGCGGATGCGGATGCTGAAGCAGTGGTCGACTTGGTGGTGGCCGATGAGGATGCTGCCTCGGTGCTTGCATCGTCACTGCCGCAGGCCGCTAGGAATAGCGGTGCAGCCATGAAAGCAGCGAATGCGACCTTCTTGGAGGAAGTACGAATGGACAAATTTCTTCTCCTGATTTTCATCGACGGACCCAAAACCTTGAGGATTCCGGGGCTTTCACGCAAATTACCCTAGCAAATCCATCTGCTTAAGTACTGAAGACAGGGCTGTCATTATGCTGGGAATCGTGCAGTTAAATAAAGAATCCATCATTGACGCCGCAGTGTTACTTCTCAACTCATATGGCCTGTCAGATATGACCATGCGCCGAGTGGCGAAACAGCTCGAAGTTGCCCCCGGTGCGCTCTATTGGCATTTTAAAAACAAACAGGAGCTTATCGACGCCACCGCGCGCCGGGTACTCGCCCCCCTCCTGGAGCCCGACGTGCAGGGGCGCGTCGAAAAGCAAAGTGCGCAGGATACCTGCGCACAGTTAAGAGCCTTGATGGTTAGTTATCGGGACGGCGCGGAGGTGGTTAGTGCTGCGTTAAGTAGCCCGACATTGCGCAGTGATTTAGAGAGCATTATTGCGCGCTCTTTGGACACCCCCGACGAAGTGGGAGCCTTTACCCTTTTACACTTTGTGGTGGGTGCAGTTTTGGCCGAACAAACCCAGCTTCAGCTGCAAGAACTTACCGGCGAAGAAGGCACTCCGGTGGATTTTGAACAACGCTTTTCCACTGGGGTACAAATCATCATTGTGGGTCTCGAGTCCATTCGCCATATAAGATAGCGTTCCATGACAACAACGAGCGATCACAAGTATTCCGTGTGGCCTGGCGACGCCTATCCTTTGGGCTCTACCTATGACGGCGCCGGTACAAATTTTGCGATCTTCTCCGATATCGCTGACCGTGTTGAGCTGTGTCTTCTTGATGAAAACAATAATGAAATTCGCATCAATCTAGAAGAACGCGACGCCCATATTTGGCACTGCTATTTGCCTGGTGTGCAACCAGGCCAGCGCTATGGCTACCGAGTCCATGGACCCTGGAATCCAGATCAGGGCCAGCGCTGCGATCCTAATAAGCTGCTGGTGGATCCCTACGCTCGCGCTTTTGATGGCGCATTTGATGGACACCCATCACTGTTTTCCTATGACATCACCAATCCTGAAGACCCCAATGGTCGCAATACTGAGGACAGTATTGACCACACCATGAAGTCTGTGGTGGTTAATCCTTTCTTCGACTGGGGCAATGACCGCTCCCCTCGCAAGCCTTATCATGAGACCGTCATTTATGAGGCTCATGTCAAGGGCATGACCATGACACACCCCGATGTTCCGGAAGAACTCCGCGGTACCTACGCAGGCCTTTCCCACCCTGCCATCATTGATTATTTAGTGGATTTGGGTGTCACTGCCATTGAACTCATGCCAGTGCACCAGTTCCTCCAGGATGATCGCCTGCGTGAACTTGGGTTGCGCAACTACTGGGGTTATAACTCCTTTGGATTTTTTGCACCTTATAACGATTACGCCGCCAATAAAGCTCCCGGTGGCGCAGTAGCAGAGTTCAAGGGCTTAGTGCGATCCTTCCACGAAGCGGGCATCGAAGTTATTTTGGACGTGGTTTATAACCACACCGCTGAAGGCAACCATATGGGCCCCACCATCGCATTTCGCGGTATTGACAATGAGGCCTACTACCGCCTGGTTGAGGGCGATAAGCGCCACTACATGGACTACACCGGCACCGGTAACTCCCTCAATGTGCGCGATCCTCACTCCCTGCAATTGATTATGGATTCCCTGCGTTATTGGGTTACCGAAATGCACGTGGACGGCTTCCGTTTCGACTTGGCATCTACCCTCGCCCGTGAGCTCCATGACGTTGACCGCCTTGCTACCTTCTTCGACCTCGTCCAGCAGGACCCAGTAGTTTCCCAGGTCAAGCTCATTGCCGAGCCATGGGATGTGGGTGAAGGCGGCTACCAGGTTGGCAACTTCCCACCACTGTGGACCGAATGGAATGGTAAATACCGCGATACAGTGCGTGATTTCTGGCGCGGTGAGCCCGCTACCTTGGGCGAATTTGCTTCCAGATTGACCGGTTCTTCTGACCTTTATGCCAATAATGGTCGCCGTCCAACTGCCTCTATTAACTTTGTCACGGCCCATGATGGTTTTACCCTCAATGACCTGGTCAGTTATAACGAGAAGCACAATGATGCCAATGGTGAAGATGGTCGCGATGGCGAATCCCACAACCGTTCTTGGAACTGTGGTGTGGAGGGCCCAACCGACGATCCTGAGATCAGGCAGCTGCGCGCCCAACAGCGTCGCAACTTCCTCACCACTCTCCTGCTTTCCCAGGGCACGCCAATGTTGGCGCATGGTGACGAGATGGCACGTACCCAGCAAGGCAACAACAACGTCTACTGCCAGGACAATGAACTGGCGTGGATGAACTGGGAACAGGTGGAAGAAAACGCTGACCTTATCAGCTTCACTCGCCGTTTGCTGCGCATCCGCTCCAACCACCCTGTATTCCGCCGTCGTCGCTTCTTGGCTGGTGGCCCTTTGGGTAGCGATGTACGCGATCGTGACATTGCATGGTTGGTCCCCAACGGCACTTTGATGACCCAAGATGACTGGGACTTTGCTTTTGGTAAGTCCCTACAGGTCTTCTTCAATGGCGATGCCATTGAAGAGCCCGATGAGCGTGGCCAGAAGATTCGTGATGAATCCTTCATCCTCATGTTCAATGCGCACTTTGAACCCATCGAGTTCACCCTGCCTCCTGAGCACTTTGGTATGAAGTGGAAGCTGCTGGTTGATACCACCGAAGCAATTGGCTACCCGCTGGAAGAACTCACCATCGAAGCCGGTGGCACCTTGACCGTGCCAGCACGTTCGACCATGTTGCTGCGTCAGGTTGAAGCTCCTGATTACACCAAGCTTGATGCCAAAATTGCTTTGGAAAAGGAAGAAGCAGCTTTGGCAGCTGAGCGCGAAGCAGCCGATGCTGCTGCAGCTTTGCGTCAAGCCGCACAAGATGCGGAAACTGTGGAAGAGGAAGCGGCTCAGCAGCATTCTCAACCTCCAGCGGAGGAAGACGCTGCTGAAGGTACTGAGGCTCCTGATTCTGAGGATGAGAATGCAGTAGCAGAAATACCTGCGGAGACTGCAGAAGCTCCAGCTGAAGCGACGGAGACAGAGGCAGAGGCAGACGCTGAAACCGAAGTTCCTGCAGAAGAAGAAGCAGCAAGCGCCGAAAAGGAAGCTGCTGAACGCGCCGAGGCGCAAGAATTTAAGCGCCTGCGCAATGATGCTGCAGTAGCCGATGATTACGATTCTCCGCGTAAAGAGAAGTAAGCATTGGCCAGTTTAGGTATGTTCTAAAACCGCGAAGGGACGCTCAGGAAGAAATCCTGAACGTCCCTTTTGGTTTTCTAAAGCTAGAGTTTTTCGTCGAAAAGCACGCTTTTTCTGCCCCTGCAAAGGGGCTTAAGCCGTGCGGTAAGCCTCAACTTCTGAAACGTTGTTAACCGCCCAGGAATACATCGCACGGCAGGGCTCGATAACTGATTCTCCAAGCTCAGTGAGCTGATAATCCACCCGAGGTGGCACCACTGGATGGGAGGTTCGAGTTACCAAACCGTCTTCCATCAGCACACCAAGGCGCTGGGTGAGCATCTTGGCAGTGATGCCCTCGACCTGCTCTTTGATCTCGCCATTGCGTAGCGGGCCGTCTGCGATGCTCAGCAAAATCAACACGGCCCATTTATCACTAATGGTGTCCAGCAGATCGCGGCTCGGACAGTTTTTCATAAAGGGATTGCCGGAGGTAGCTATGTGATTTTTCCTTTTGGCGCTCCGAATATCGGTAACAGTTGCGCCCTGGATGTGCTCCTCTTGTACAAAACCGAGGGCGGTCTCGCGAGAATTCTGTCCAGCTTGGGGGTTCATCTAAGCTCACTATCCTTTGATTCATTGGCCACAGGTGTGGCGCGGAATTTTAGGTTCCTGATACTTAAAGCTTCGTTCAAACGGCACCCAGCGTTACATGCAGTTAAATTTCAGGTAACTAAAAGACGCTTTTCGACGCGCCCCTCCCGCACGTCTAGAGCCCTTATTCAAACACGGCGACCGTCACTGTGTCCGGGTCACCTAGTAGGGTGGTTTTCATTAACGCAGACCGAAAGGACCTCACCTGTGATCGTGGCACATGGCGCATCTGTCACTTTGGATGATTCCACTCTTTTACTTTCTTATTCCCCACTTCTGACCGCTTTGTCTTCGAATGGCAACCAAGAAGAAATTATCTCCTTGGATGCCATCACTGGTGTAACCCTGCACAACCCCACTGCTTTGACCTGTGGTTTTCTCACCCTGGAAGGGGCGGACACCTCCATTACCTTTGCACCCAATCAGCAGTCTGAAATGGCAGAGCTGGCTGCCGAGATCAAGCGAGTCCTTGCTGGTGAAGCTCCCTCGCTTGATGGTGAATCCACTACCAAAACTCCCATCCCGGGCCTTGATTTTGTGGGCTTTGATGTGGAAACAGCCAATGATGACTGGGGTTCAATCTGCCAAATTGGTTTAGTGCGTTACAAAGACGGCATCGAAGAAGAAGCTGTGTCTTG encodes the following:
- the hisD gene encoding histidinol dehydrogenase, which codes for MLNVTDLRGQTPSKSDIRRALPRGGTDVVSVLPIVQPVVDDVKERGAHAALEYGEKFDHIRPASVRVPAEVLAGAEAALDPLVRASIEESIKRVRKVHAEQKPQSHTTELAPGGTVTEKFLPIDRVGLYVPGGNAVYPSSVIMNTVPAQEAGVSSLVVASPPQAEHGGWPHPTILAACSILGVTEVWAVGGGQAVALLAYGDEAEGLDPVDMITGPGNIFVTAAKRLVRGVVGTDAEAGPTEIAILADGTANPVNVAYDLISQAEHDVMAASVLITDSEGLAAAVNREIAARYSITRNADRVAQALEGKQSGIVLVDDITVGIQVADQYGAEHLEVHTENARAVAEKITNAGAIFVGDFSPVPLGDYTAGSNHVLPTSGTSRFSAGLSTHTFLRPVNLIEYDEAALKEVSDVVINFANAEDLPAHGEAIRARFETLPTTDEA
- a CDS encoding YbjN domain-containing protein, whose protein sequence is MTDSNSSTFDASFPTPVDLDRVRNIFHTLPYHFIDDDDRVLVPQSQHFSTVYFSDEASLCLSVLSQIRMPLEMFTINEVARAITLWNAEYLGATALLHMTDEGSIEVRFRCSISVEEGLGVQQLEKFLTSALGATEMAVNFMIERFGDLLINGKGADELREVQDVILSSQEIPGLLVPMDINAEAEEYEDFQEDDDVESEHQIQAVTLKRVNDLLVEKGISFTTGDKEFLGAWINEVFIGFVVDNGPTLVIKGDWDPNLDPARDFMKVFMTCNQHNERALLTKAFCHENSDGLQVRVEFSIVVGEGLSTIQLRRNIDLAIHHILMAIDTLSREITGETAVNWPLED
- a CDS encoding TetR family transcriptional regulator encodes the protein MLGIVQLNKESIIDAAVLLLNSYGLSDMTMRRVAKQLEVAPGALYWHFKNKQELIDATARRVLAPLLEPDVQGRVEKQSAQDTCAQLRALMVSYRDGAEVVSAALSSPTLRSDLESIIARSLDTPDEVGAFTLLHFVVGAVLAEQTQLQLQELTGEEGTPVDFEQRFSTGVQIIIVGLESIRHIR
- the glgX gene encoding glycogen debranching protein GlgX gives rise to the protein MTTTSDHKYSVWPGDAYPLGSTYDGAGTNFAIFSDIADRVELCLLDENNNEIRINLEERDAHIWHCYLPGVQPGQRYGYRVHGPWNPDQGQRCDPNKLLVDPYARAFDGAFDGHPSLFSYDITNPEDPNGRNTEDSIDHTMKSVVVNPFFDWGNDRSPRKPYHETVIYEAHVKGMTMTHPDVPEELRGTYAGLSHPAIIDYLVDLGVTAIELMPVHQFLQDDRLRELGLRNYWGYNSFGFFAPYNDYAANKAPGGAVAEFKGLVRSFHEAGIEVILDVVYNHTAEGNHMGPTIAFRGIDNEAYYRLVEGDKRHYMDYTGTGNSLNVRDPHSLQLIMDSLRYWVTEMHVDGFRFDLASTLARELHDVDRLATFFDLVQQDPVVSQVKLIAEPWDVGEGGYQVGNFPPLWTEWNGKYRDTVRDFWRGEPATLGEFASRLTGSSDLYANNGRRPTASINFVTAHDGFTLNDLVSYNEKHNDANGEDGRDGESHNRSWNCGVEGPTDDPEIRQLRAQQRRNFLTTLLLSQGTPMLAHGDEMARTQQGNNNVYCQDNELAWMNWEQVEENADLISFTRRLLRIRSNHPVFRRRRFLAGGPLGSDVRDRDIAWLVPNGTLMTQDDWDFAFGKSLQVFFNGDAIEEPDERGQKIRDESFILMFNAHFEPIEFTLPPEHFGMKWKLLVDTTEAIGYPLEELTIEAGGTLTVPARSTMLLRQVEAPDYTKLDAKIALEKEEAALAAEREAADAAAALRQAAQDAETVEEEAAQQHSQPPAEEDAAEGTEAPDSEDENAVAEIPAETAEAPAEATETEAEADAETEVPAEEEAASAEKEAAERAEAQEFKRLRNDAAVADDYDSPRKEK
- a CDS encoding winged helix-turn-helix transcriptional regulator codes for the protein MNPQAGQNSRETALGFVQEEHIQGATVTDIRSAKRKNHIATSGNPFMKNCPSRDLLDTISDKWAVLILLSIADGPLRNGEIKEQVEGITAKMLTQRLGVLMEDGLVTRTSHPVVPPRVDYQLTELGESVIEPCRAMYSWAVNNVSEVEAYRTA